Proteins encoded together in one Cicer arietinum cultivar CDC Frontier isolate Library 1 chromosome 4, Cicar.CDCFrontier_v2.0, whole genome shotgun sequence window:
- the LOC101489609 gene encoding protein CHROMATIN REMODELING 20, translated as MEGTIEDEVVDIESASDGSINDDSDDEGSLPSEIDDKLNLEEPLTEAEIEDLISELLEVESKAAEAQETLEEESLAKVENEVRQELEQTLQGDDLETAVADEMATFKEDWEAVLDELETESSHLLEQLDGAGIELPSLYKWIEREAPNGCCTEAWKKRNHWVGSQATAEIATSISDAEKYLQTHRPVRRRHGKLLEEGASGFLQKKISPETQESGKKEIEGDWDAFNKIVSDGSGIDASFGSKTWASVYLASTPQQAALMGLNFPGVNEVEEIDDVDANSTDPFVAAAVAYERELDLSDEQSRHFKKVKEEDDAIVDKKLQIRLKHRRHQKKSKQEGTRDEGEGLFDNNNVACQNMEDDKVNGFDANFHLDQENPVRPGNLLDPPKSSLSDAIEQRGTKRLNDGELDADKKKCRIDIINSDDEVYVAEDKLNCNIIEDQYNIKGLCSSGADSFPSEGPNEKFYCTICDKVALEVHQHPLLKVIICGDCNCLMKEKTHPKDLAYELSECYCAWCGGSSGLVTCKLCKIFFCTKCVKKNLGVEIDPETKSSGWHCCCCRPNLLQKLSLQLEKAMGSAAILVSSSGSSDSDNSDDSDSDSDSDSDSNSKINVTISTKRKRKKNIRRILDDAELGEETKKKIAIEKERQERLKSLRVQFSASSIDNSSVGCNGSSSEGASVEILGDALAGYIVNVVREKGEEAVRIPPSISAKLKAHQIAGIRFMWENIIQSIRKVKSGDKGLGCILAHTMGLGKTFQVIAFLYTAMRSVDLGLRTALIVTPVNVLHNWRTEFIKWAPIELKRLRVFMLEDVSRDRKAQLLAKWRAKGGVFLIGYTAFRNLSFGKNVKDRETAREICHALQDGPDILVCDEAHIIKNTKADVTHALKQVKCQRRIALTGSPLQNNLMEYYCMVDFVREGFLGSSHEFRNRFQNPIENGQHTNSTLTDVKIMNQRSHILYEQLKGFVQRMDMNVVKKDLPPKTVFVITVKLSPLQRKLYKKFLDVHGFTNVRGNHEQLRKRSFFAGYQALARIWNHPGILQLTKEDKDRVRPEDAVENFLVEDISSDENSDTNVLAGEKLKYTNDLLQRKDGNGFFIKGWWKDILHGKIYRELDQSGKMVLLIDILTMSSDVGDKVLVFSQSIPTLDLIELYLSRLSRRGKRGKFWKKGKDWYRLDGRTESSERQKLVERFNEPLNRRVKCTLISTRAGSLGINLHAANRVVIVDGSWNPTYDLQAIYRAWRYGQKKPVFAYRLLAHGTMEEKIYKRQVTKEGLAARVVDRQQVHRTISKEEMLHLFEFGDDEIPETLAELSTNDGLTREQSNPILAGDSLKHTVPHSNGSSYSDKLMESLLSKHHPQWIANYHLHESLLQENEEERLSKEEQDMAWEVYRKSLEWEEVQRVPLGESMPDQKPEESKAEHGVLETCSISTKLRNRFTTRKCTNLAHLLTLRSQGVRFGSSTVCGECAQEIRWEDLKNK; from the exons GCTGCGGAGGCCCAAGAAACTCTTGAAGAGGAGTCTCTTGCTAAAGTGGAGAATGAAGTTAGACAAGAACTGGAGCAAACTCTACAGGGGGATGAT CTGGAAACTGCTGTTGCTGATGAGATGGCTACTTTTAAAGAAGATTGGGAAGCTGTTCTTGATGAACTTGAAACTGAAAGTTCCCACTTACTG GAACAACTTGATGGGGCTGGAATTGAACTCCCAAGCCTTTATAAGTGGATTGAAAGAGAAGCTCCCAATGGTTGCTGCACCGAAGCGTGGAAAAAGAGAAATCACTGGGTTGGGTCTCAGGCAACTGCTGAAATTGCTACGTCAATATCTGATGCTGAGAAATATCTACAAACACACAGACCTGTTAGAAG GCGACATGGCAAATTACTGGAAGAGGGTGCTAGTGgttttctccaaaaaaaaatttctccTGAAACCCAGGAGTctggaaaaaaagaaattgaggGGGACTGGGAtgcatttaataaaatagtttccGATGGGAGTGGTATTGATGCTTCGTTTGGCAGTAAGACTTGGGCTTCTGTTTATTTGGCCAGCACTCCACAGCAAGCTGCCTTGATGGGACTCAATTTTCCTGGAGTTAATGAG GTGGAGGAAATTGATGATGTTGATGCCAATTCTACCGATCCATTTGTTGCAGCTGCCGTTGCATATGAAAGAGAATTAGATCTTTCCGATGAACAAAGTAGACATTTCAAAAAG GTCAAAGAAGAGGATGATGCTATCGTTGATAAGAAGCTTCAAATACGTTTGAAACATAGGAGGCATCAAAAGAAAAGCAAACAA GAAGGAACTAGAGATGAAGGAGAAGGTCTGTTTGACAATAACAATGTTGCATGTCAGAATATGGAGGACGATAAAGTTAATGGTTTTGATGCCAATTTTCATCTTGACCAAGAAAATCCTGTAAGACCTGGTAATTTGTTAGATCCACCCAAATCTTCATTGAGTGATGCTATTGAGCAAAGAGGAACCAAGCGACTAAATGACGGTGAGCTTGACGCTGATAAAAAGAAATGCCGGATTGATATCATCAACAGTGATGATGAAGTATACGTTGCCGAAGATAAGTTGAATTGCAATATCATTGAggatcaatataatataaaggGTTTGTGCAGCAGTGGTGCTGACTCTTTTCCTTCGGAGGGTCCGAATGAGAAATTTTACTGCACAATTTGTGACAAAGTAGCTCTTGAAGTGCACCAACACCCTCTTTtgaaagttattatttgtgGAGATTGCAATTGTTTAATGAAAGAAAAGACACATCCGAAG GATTTGGCTTATGAGTTGTCTGAGTGTTACTGTGCATGGTGCGGTGGAAGCAGTGGCTTAGTTACTTGCAAATTATGCAAGATATTCTTCTGCACTAAATGCGTTAAGAAAAATCTTGGTGTAGAAATCGATCCTGAAACTAAGTCTTCTGGATGGCATTGTTGTTGTTGCCGTCCGAATCTTCTACAAAAACTTTCATTGCAACTAGAGAAAGCTATGGGATCTGCTGCTATACTAGTTTCCAGTTCTGGTAGTAGTGATTCAGATAATTCAGATGATTCAGATTCAGATTCAGATTCAGATTCAGattcaaattcaaagataaatgTTACAATAAG CACTAAAAGAAAACGCAAAAAGAATATTAGGAGGATACTTGATGATGCGGAATTAGGAGAAgagacaaaaaagaaaatagcaATTGAAAAG GAACGTCAGGAACGCCTGAAGTCTTTGAGAGTACAGTTTTCTGCCTCATCAATTGATAATAGCTCGGTTGGCTGTAATGGGAGTTCATCTGAAGGTGCAAGCGTTGAAATTCTCGGTGATGCGCTGGCAGGTTATATAGTGAATGTTGTGAGGGAGAAAGGGGAAGAAGCGGTTAGAATACCTCCGAGCATTTCAGCTAAGCTGAAGGCCCATCAG ATTGCCGGAATAAGATTCATGTGGGAAAATATTATACAGTCAATTAGAAAAGTTAAGTCTGGAGACAAAGGTCTAGGTTGTATTCTTGCTCATACCATGGGCCTCGGTAAAACATTTCAG GTAATAGCTTTCTTGTACACTGCAATgagaagtgttgatttgggttTAAGAACTGCACTTATAGTCACACCTGTCAATGTGCTACATAATTGGCGGACGGAGTTCATCAAATGGGCACCAATAGAATTAAAGCGACTTAGAGTCTTCATGCTGGAAGATGTATCAAG AGATAGGAAGGCACAATTACTCGCAAAATGGAGAGCAAAGGGTGGTGTATTCTTAATTGGCTATACTGCTTTCCGGAATTTGTCTTTCGGCAAGAACGTCAAAGACCGGGAGACGGCTAGAGAAATTTGCCATGCTTTGCAg GATGGGCCGGACATTCTTGTGTGTGATGAGGcgcatataataaaaaatactaaggCTGACGTTACTCATGCCTTGAAACAAGTCAAGTGCCAGAGAAGAATTGCGCTTACGGGATCTCCTCTTCAAAATAATCTCATGGAATATTATTGT atGGTTgattttgtacgagaaggtttTCTTGGAAGCAGTCATGAGTTTAGGAACCG CTTCCAAAATCCTATAGAAAATGGTCAACACACGAATTCCACTTTGACTGATGTAAAAATTATGAACCAAAGGTCTCACATCCTCTATGAACAATTAAAAGGCTTTGTCCAAAGAATGGACATGAATGTTGTGAAGAAGGACCTACCTCCCAAAACTGTTTTCGTGATAACGGTCAAGCTTTCTCCCCTGCAAAGAAAATTGTACAAGAAATTCCTTGATGTTCATGGATTCACTAATGTCAGGGGTAACCATGAACAGCTAAGAAAGAGGAGTTTTTTTGCTGGGTACCAGGCATTGGCTCGG ATATGGAACCACCCTGGAATCTTGCAACTGACAAAAGAAGACAAGGACCGTGTAAGACCTGAAGATGCTGTTGAGAATTTCCTTGTTGAAGATATTTCCAGTGATGAAAATTCCGATACTAATGTGCTTGCTGGAG AGAAGTTGAAGTACACAAATGATTTGCTGCAAAGGAAGGATGGTAATGGTTTTTTCATAAAG GGCTGGTGGAAAGATATTCTTCATGGAAAAATTTATAGAGAGCTTGATCAAAGTGGCAAAATGGTTTTGCTAATTGATATACTTACCATGAGTTCTGATGTGGGTGATAAGGTGTTAGTTTTTAGTCAGAGCATACCAACCCTGGACCTCATAGAACTTTATCTCTCAAGGCTATCTCGACGTGGCAAACGAGGAAAGTTTTGGAAGAAGGGAAAAGATTGGTATAG GCTGGATGGAAGGACAGAGAGCTCTGAAAGGCAGAAGCTTGTTGAGAGATTTAATGAGCCTTTGAATAGGAGGGTAAAATGCACACTAATTTCGACCAGGGCCGGCTCTTTGGGTATTAATCTTCATGCAGCTAATCGAGTTGTTATAGTTGATGGCTCTTGGAATCCAACATATGATCTGCAGGCTATCTATCGAGCTTGGAG GTATGGGCAGAAAAAGCCTGTGTTTGCTTATCGATTGCTGGCTCATGGAACTATGGAAGAGAAAATATATAAGCGCCAG GTTACAAAGGAGGGGCTTGCTGCTAGAGTGGTTGATAGACAACAGGTGCATAGGACCATATCTAAAGAAGAAATGCTGCATCTCTTTGAGTTTGGTGATGACGAGATTCCTGAGACTCTGGCTGAATTAAGTACAAATGATGGGCTTACTCGTGAACAAAGTAATCCTATTTTGGCTGGAGATTCACTGAAACATACAGTACCTCATTCAAATGGAAGCAGTTATTCTGATAAGTTAATGGAAAGCTTACTCAGCAAGCATCATCCCCA GTGGATAGCGAATTATCATTTACACGAATCCCTGTTACAAGAAAACGAAGAGGAAAGGCTATCAAAAGAAGAGCAAGATATGGCTTGGGAGGTGTATCGCAAATCGCTGGAATGGGAAGAAGTTCAAAGAGTACCGCTTGGTGAGTCTATGCCTGACCAAAAGCCAGAAGAGTCAAAGGCAGAACACGGTGTATTAGAAACTTGCAGCATTTCAACTAAGTTGAGAAATCGTTTCACAACGCGGAAATGCACCAAC